The Pseudodesulfovibrio sp. zrk46 genome contains a region encoding:
- a CDS encoding ABC transporter substrate-binding protein, with protein MSFIVRLAILVFAIILPLGAQAGEFKVWTNNLPPVKDVKDGLPSGIIGDVLIEIMADNGIHFETGDAQLFPLKDAILLATETPGGIILGTMRTTERDSMFKWIGPIYTSTMGFLAAKSSNIELNSVSDANQYRVGTIVNSGSEKVAHMQKLDLEKAFRLTDNINAIDLLVGGEIDLLVFPKSSAFYLMLEENVNPNDFEMVL; from the coding sequence ATGTCCTTCATTGTCAGATTAGCAATACTCGTATTCGCAATTATTCTTCCCCTTGGTGCTCAGGCCGGGGAGTTCAAAGTGTGGACCAACAACCTCCCGCCGGTGAAGGACGTCAAGGACGGCCTGCCATCCGGTATCATCGGCGACGTACTGATTGAGATCATGGCTGACAACGGCATCCACTTCGAGACTGGCGACGCACAGCTCTTCCCGCTTAAGGATGCAATCCTCCTTGCCACCGAAACTCCAGGCGGTATCATTTTGGGCACCATGCGTACGACAGAACGCGACAGCATGTTCAAGTGGATCGGCCCCATTTATACCTCTACCATGGGTTTCCTTGCCGCCAAGAGCAGCAATATTGAGCTGAACTCCGTAAGCGATGCCAATCAATACCGCGTCGGCACCATTGTGAATAGCGGATCAGAAAAGGTCGCACACATGCAGAAACTCGACCTTGAGAAGGCCTTCCGGCTCACGGACAACATCAATGCCATAGACCTGCTCGTTGGCGGCGAGATCGACTTGCTGGTCTTTCCCAAGTCCTCCGCCTTCTACCTCATGCTTGAAGAGAACGTGAACCCCAATGACTTTGAGATGGTCCTTTAA
- the ribD gene encoding bifunctional diaminohydroxyphosphoribosylaminopyrimidine deaminase/5-amino-6-(5-phosphoribosylamino)uracil reductase RibD, protein MYTCRATTASHEDHMACAIDLARKGRGATAPNPCVGAVLVDKEGFIVAGGWHTRYGALHAERECLATARAKGIDPTGMTMYVTLEPCNHHGKTPPCTEAIIEAGIAKVFIGTRDPNPVAAGGVEKLEKHGISVETGVLEQECKDLIADFLLWQHSHSTYNIVKMAATLDGKIASRHRVPEPVSCPESFNRVHLLRSMVDAVVVGGGTFRADNPSLTCRLDNLDDNFEQPYAVIVTSNLPEEPNDYTILCDRPERTIFFTDNETARTPLADKLRERGTRVWPLPGEPGELKLSVGFERLRAEIGCHYTLVEGGGGLAMQCAAQSVADEIVHFVTPRILGDDAAPAAYSGRGEARMADAINYRISRSERTGKDMMLVLMPQ, encoded by the coding sequence ATGTATACATGCAGGGCGACTACAGCTAGCCACGAAGACCACATGGCCTGCGCCATTGATCTGGCGCGCAAGGGACGTGGTGCCACTGCGCCCAATCCCTGCGTGGGAGCCGTGCTGGTGGACAAGGAAGGCTTTATCGTGGCTGGCGGCTGGCATACCCGCTACGGTGCGCTCCACGCTGAGCGCGAATGTCTGGCCACTGCCCGCGCCAAGGGCATCGATCCCACCGGCATGACCATGTACGTCACCCTTGAGCCGTGCAATCATCACGGCAAGACGCCGCCCTGCACCGAGGCCATCATCGAGGCGGGTATCGCCAAGGTGTTCATCGGCACTCGCGACCCCAACCCCGTGGCCGCTGGCGGCGTGGAGAAGCTGGAGAAGCACGGTATCAGCGTGGAGACCGGTGTACTCGAACAGGAGTGCAAGGACCTCATCGCGGATTTCCTGCTCTGGCAGCATTCCCACTCCACCTACAACATCGTCAAGATGGCCGCGACGCTGGACGGCAAGATCGCCTCGCGTCACCGCGTGCCCGAGCCCGTTTCCTGCCCGGAATCCTTCAACCGGGTACACCTGCTCCGGTCCATGGTCGATGCCGTGGTGGTCGGCGGCGGGACTTTCCGCGCAGACAATCCGAGCCTCACCTGTCGACTGGACAATCTGGACGATAATTTCGAGCAGCCCTACGCAGTGATCGTCACCTCCAATCTGCCAGAGGAACCAAACGACTACACCATCCTCTGCGACCGACCGGAGCGGACCATCTTCTTCACCGATAATGAAACGGCCCGCACCCCTCTGGCTGACAAACTTCGAGAGCGAGGCACCCGCGTCTGGCCACTGCCCGGTGAACCGGGAGAGTTGAAGCTTTCTGTCGGTTTTGAGCGACTGCGCGCCGAGATCGGTTGCCACTATACATTGGTAGAAGGCGGTGGCGGGCTGGCCATGCAATGCGCTGCCCAGTCTGTGGCTGACGAGATCGTGCATTTCGTGACGCCGCGCATTCTTGGCGACGATGCAGCTCCGGCCGCTTATTCCGGTCGAGGCGAGGCCCGCATGGCCGACGCGATCAACTACCGTATTTCCCGCTCAGAGCGCACCGGCAAGGACATGATGCTGGTCCTCATGCCGCAGTAG
- a CDS encoding ATP-binding protein, with amino-acid sequence MEVHSIGKEKGPLVALVLALIVLGIGSLYLTWRSIAHQREIVEDHMIMTGSSILRGVDNNLSRIMRSLRMNPQAVPLFPAMAEELFTELASSEDIMFITLYGDEGRPIVTSESDKTKPSINLPENVTQNVEAGRAWHVMAEYDKHDVLISGLKVQPGISSLLAGEVPRGMGMGMRHGKGQGKGREENGFTDDHVYLVVGFNAEKHLAQFRQYRRAATYQTGYVFLAAVVLWSLAFAYLRRRGEGRRLIRMERFQNKLLDNMPDGIVTLSETGEIMAANHSAKRLLSPKDEDGVPEILGANWQALPFGRETGESPESADYQWQQFDYQGRQLEILSLPFQEQGEDDASDLGQKLVLIRDRTELRSLEEDLNEAKRLAAIGSLAAGVAHEVRNPLSSLRGFAQLFANKLKGQAPLDQYATTMVQEADRLNRVVTDLLYLARPRRLDPMSLDLAELGDSIKQLMRFDFETKQAEPLFDFGAETAFADPDALRQVLLNLISNSLDAIVACDKCDKPGHVRLFSERDENGVWVIVEDDGPGLDPEMDEDIFKPFVTGKKTGTGLGLAIVQNIMRAHKGQVVVDSQPGEGMRVKLFFPNGETPAEGEFE; translated from the coding sequence ATGGAAGTCCACTCCATCGGCAAGGAAAAAGGGCCTCTGGTGGCCCTTGTTCTGGCACTCATCGTGCTGGGTATCGGCAGTCTGTATCTGACGTGGCGGTCCATCGCGCACCAGCGCGAAATCGTCGAGGACCACATGATCATGACAGGCTCGTCCATCCTGCGTGGAGTGGACAACAATCTGAGCCGCATCATGCGTTCTTTGCGCATGAATCCGCAGGCCGTTCCCCTGTTTCCGGCCATGGCCGAGGAGCTTTTCACAGAACTCGCCTCCTCGGAAGATATCATGTTCATCACCCTGTACGGTGATGAAGGCCGTCCCATCGTTACTTCTGAAAGCGACAAGACCAAGCCCTCCATCAATCTGCCTGAGAACGTGACCCAGAATGTGGAAGCGGGCCGCGCCTGGCACGTCATGGCCGAATACGACAAGCATGATGTATTGATCTCCGGCCTCAAGGTGCAGCCCGGCATTTCCTCCCTCCTCGCGGGTGAAGTTCCGCGCGGCATGGGGATGGGCATGCGTCACGGCAAAGGGCAGGGTAAAGGCCGGGAAGAGAACGGCTTTACGGACGACCACGTCTACCTCGTAGTGGGGTTCAACGCGGAAAAGCATCTGGCCCAGTTTCGCCAGTACCGTCGCGCCGCCACCTATCAGACCGGTTACGTTTTTCTCGCAGCCGTAGTGCTCTGGTCTCTGGCCTTCGCCTATCTTCGTCGTCGTGGCGAGGGACGCAGGCTGATCCGGATGGAACGCTTCCAGAACAAGCTGCTCGACAACATGCCCGACGGCATCGTCACCCTGTCCGAGACAGGGGAGATCATGGCCGCCAACCATTCGGCCAAGCGTCTTCTTTCGCCAAAGGACGAGGACGGTGTGCCGGAAATCCTCGGCGCGAACTGGCAGGCTCTTCCCTTTGGTCGTGAGACCGGAGAGTCTCCGGAGTCCGCCGATTACCAGTGGCAGCAGTTCGACTATCAGGGCCGTCAGTTGGAAATCCTCTCGCTGCCCTTCCAGGAGCAGGGCGAGGACGATGCCTCTGATTTGGGCCAGAAGCTGGTGCTCATCCGTGACCGTACCGAGTTGCGCTCCCTTGAGGAAGATTTGAACGAGGCCAAGCGACTGGCCGCCATCGGCTCCCTGGCTGCAGGCGTGGCCCATGAGGTGCGCAACCCCTTAAGCTCCCTGCGCGGGTTTGCCCAACTCTTCGCCAACAAGCTCAAGGGACAGGCGCCCCTCGATCAGTACGCCACCACCATGGTGCAGGAGGCGGACCGCCTCAACCGCGTAGTCACGGACCTGCTGTATCTGGCTCGCCCGCGTCGTCTTGATCCCATGTCTCTTGATCTGGCTGAACTGGGCGATTCCATCAAGCAGCTCATGCGTTTTGATTTCGAGACCAAGCAGGCCGAACCTTTGTTCGACTTCGGCGCGGAGACGGCCTTTGCCGACCCGGATGCGCTCCGGCAGGTGCTGCTCAATCTGATCTCCAACAGCCTCGACGCCATTGTGGCTTGCGACAAGTGCGACAAGCCCGGCCACGTACGCCTCTTCTCCGAGCGAGATGAAAACGGCGTGTGGGTCATCGTGGAAGATGATGGTCCCGGCCTTGACCCGGAGATGGATGAGGATATTTTCAAGCCCTTTGTTACCGGCAAGAAGACCGGTACCGGACTTGGTCTTGCCATTGTCCAGAATATCATGCGTGCCCACAAGGGACAGGTCGTTGTGGACTCCCAGCCCGGCGAAGGCATGCGCGTGAAGCTCTTCTTCCCGAATGGTGAAACCCCTGCGGAGGGAGAGTTCGAATAA
- a CDS encoding zinc ribbon domain-containing protein, whose product MPIYEYKCEECGHEFEELVSSQEAVPPCPKCKSEKVAKLMSACAVQTEGSGGGMPDLGAMPPMGGGCGGGG is encoded by the coding sequence ATGCCCATCTATGAATACAAATGCGAAGAGTGCGGCCACGAGTTCGAGGAACTGGTCTCCAGCCAGGAAGCCGTGCCTCCGTGTCCCAAATGTAAATCCGAGAAGGTCGCCAAGCTCATGAGTGCCTGCGCCGTGCAGACCGAAGGCTCTGGCGGCGGCATGCCGGACCTCGGCGCCATGCCCCCCATGGGCGGTGGCTGCGGCGGTGGCGGCTGA
- a CDS encoding sigma-54 dependent transcriptional regulator: MDDRIVLIVDDEPGHRMMVRAVLEDDGWQVLEADSGERALTVLAEEAESDTFPDVAMVDMKMPGMDGMQLLKELQVRRPGMPVVLLTAFGSVGSAVDAMKKGAFDYLTKPADNDELTAVLSKAYEYHKLIKENARLKAEVSSEPDFIGASPGIERVRDLIGQAGPSEATVLILGQSGTGKELVAEGLHRASNRANRPLIKVNCAALPDDLLESELFGYEKGAFTGAVKDKPGRFQLADGGTLFLDEIGEMPAALQAKLLRALQEKTIEPLGSVQTVKVDTRIIAATNRNLKAEVAAGRFREDLYYRLAVLEIRIPPLCERKEDLPLLVSFLLRRLGNKNHKIIRTVTPAFLDALSGYDWPGNVRELENVLERALILSRADALGPDLLPPQITGAREAAVDMSNGFEPEVGQQNMSAPASLEEAEKLAIMRALEENGNHRERTADALGISRRTLQYKLKKFGLTRR; encoded by the coding sequence ATGGATGATAGAATTGTACTGATAGTTGATGATGAGCCGGGTCACCGGATGATGGTTCGTGCCGTGTTGGAAGACGACGGCTGGCAGGTCCTTGAGGCCGACTCAGGTGAGCGCGCTTTGACGGTGCTGGCAGAGGAGGCCGAATCCGACACCTTCCCCGATGTCGCCATGGTCGACATGAAGATGCCGGGTATGGACGGCATGCAGCTGCTCAAGGAATTGCAGGTGCGCCGTCCGGGTATGCCCGTGGTCTTGCTGACTGCCTTTGGCAGCGTCGGCAGCGCCGTGGACGCCATGAAGAAGGGCGCCTTCGACTACCTGACCAAGCCCGCGGACAATGACGAACTGACCGCCGTGCTGAGCAAGGCGTATGAATATCACAAGCTGATCAAAGAGAACGCCCGCCTCAAGGCCGAGGTGAGCAGCGAGCCGGATTTCATCGGTGCGAGTCCCGGCATCGAACGAGTGCGCGATCTGATCGGTCAGGCCGGTCCGAGTGAAGCCACCGTGCTGATCCTTGGTCAGTCCGGTACCGGTAAGGAATTGGTCGCCGAGGGCTTGCATCGTGCAAGCAATCGCGCCAACCGCCCGCTCATCAAGGTCAACTGTGCTGCCTTGCCTGATGACCTGCTGGAAAGTGAACTCTTCGGTTACGAAAAGGGTGCATTTACCGGCGCGGTCAAGGACAAGCCGGGGCGTTTCCAGTTGGCAGACGGTGGTACCCTGTTCCTCGATGAAATCGGTGAAATGCCAGCCGCTTTGCAGGCCAAGCTGCTGCGGGCGCTGCAGGAGAAGACCATCGAACCGCTCGGTTCCGTGCAGACCGTGAAGGTGGACACCCGTATTATCGCGGCCACCAACCGCAATCTCAAGGCCGAGGTCGCGGCGGGACGCTTCCGTGAAGACCTGTACTATCGCCTCGCCGTGCTGGAAATCCGCATTCCGCCCCTGTGCGAGCGCAAGGAAGATCTGCCCCTGCTGGTGAGCTTCCTGCTGCGCCGTCTGGGCAACAAGAATCACAAGATCATCCGTACTGTGACGCCTGCATTCCTGGACGCTTTGTCTGGCTACGACTGGCCGGGCAACGTGCGCGAACTGGAGAACGTGCTGGAGCGCGCATTGATCCTGTCGAGGGCCGATGCGTTGGGTCCCGATCTGTTGCCGCCCCAGATCACCGGCGCCCGCGAGGCCGCCGTGGATATGTCTAACGGTTTTGAGCCGGAAGTGGGCCAGCAGAACATGAGTGCTCCGGCGTCCTTGGAAGAGGCTGAGAAGCTCGCCATCATGCGTGCGCTGGAAGAAAACGGCAACCACCGCGAACGCACGGCAGACGCGCTGGGCATCAGCCGCCGTACCCTCCAGTACAAGCTGAAGAAGTTCGGGTTGACGCGACGCTAG
- the gltX gene encoding glutamate--tRNA ligase, whose amino-acid sequence MTKIVSRFAPSPTGYLHIGGARTALFSWLLARAAGGEFRLRIEDTDRERSTQEATDAIIDSMKWLGLEHDGEIVFQSTRADRHNEVIDTLIENGHAYYCQCSKEEVDAMREKAMKEGRKPKYDGTCRAKGLTEGVVRLKAPLEGHTGFVDMVKGPINVENTEMDDMIIRRSDGTPTYNLAVVVDDHDMGVNTVLRGDDHVNNTPRQILIYRAMGWDVPQFGHVPMILGPDKKKLSKRHGALSVMEYEKMGYLPEAVCNYLARLGWSHGDQELFTMEEMVKLFSTDNLGKSPSVFDLTKFEWVNGQYMQKADPKRLAAMLSDFLTREVGDEEAADVSEGEFEKVAPLLQPRAKSIVDMLEQSRPFIVPAEYLPYDEKAVKKFLNEETKPYLEEIAERIEALDEFSEKSLEDLHRQFLEDKDIKFKVIAQPIRVAIVGKTQSPGLFETMMVLGKEQTLARIRRAVSL is encoded by the coding sequence ATGACCAAGATCGTTTCCCGTTTTGCACCGAGCCCGACCGGCTACCTGCATATTGGCGGTGCCCGTACCGCTCTGTTCTCTTGGCTGCTGGCCCGCGCTGCCGGTGGCGAATTCCGCCTGCGTATCGAAGATACCGACCGTGAACGCTCCACTCAGGAAGCCACGGATGCCATCATCGATTCCATGAAATGGCTGGGTCTGGAGCATGACGGCGAGATCGTCTTCCAGTCCACCCGCGCCGACCGCCACAATGAGGTGATCGATACTCTGATCGAGAACGGCCACGCATACTACTGTCAGTGTTCCAAGGAAGAAGTGGACGCCATGCGTGAGAAGGCCATGAAAGAAGGTCGTAAGCCCAAGTACGACGGCACCTGCCGCGCCAAGGGTCTGACCGAAGGCGTTGTCCGCCTCAAGGCCCCGCTGGAAGGTCACACCGGTTTCGTGGATATGGTCAAGGGCCCCATCAATGTCGAGAACACCGAAATGGATGACATGATCATTCGTCGTTCCGACGGCACCCCGACCTACAACCTGGCCGTGGTGGTCGATGACCACGACATGGGCGTGAACACCGTGCTGCGCGGCGACGACCACGTGAACAACACCCCGCGTCAGATACTGATCTACCGCGCCATGGGTTGGGACGTACCCCAGTTCGGCCACGTTCCCATGATCCTCGGCCCGGACAAGAAGAAGCTTTCCAAACGTCATGGCGCACTGTCCGTCATGGAATACGAAAAGATGGGCTATCTGCCTGAAGCCGTGTGCAACTACCTGGCCCGCCTCGGCTGGTCCCACGGCGATCAGGAACTCTTCACCATGGAAGAGATGGTCAAACTGTTCTCCACCGACAACCTCGGCAAGTCCCCGTCCGTATTCGACCTGACCAAGTTCGAGTGGGTCAACGGACAGTACATGCAGAAGGCCGACCCCAAGCGTCTGGCCGCCATGCTCAGCGACTTCCTGACCCGCGAAGTAGGTGACGAAGAAGCTGCCGATGTCTCTGAAGGCGAGTTCGAAAAGGTGGCACCGCTCCTGCAGCCCCGCGCTAAGTCCATCGTGGATATGCTGGAACAGTCCCGTCCCTTCATCGTGCCTGCAGAGTACCTGCCGTACGATGAGAAGGCCGTGAAGAAGTTCCTGAACGAAGAGACTAAGCCCTACCTCGAAGAGATCGCCGAGCGCATCGAAGCCCTCGACGAGTTCTCCGAGAAGTCCCTCGAAGACCTGCACCGCCAGTTCCTCGAAGACAAGGATATCAAGTTCAAGGTCATCGCCCAGCCCATCCGTGTGGCCATCGTGGGCAAGACCCAGTCTCCCGGCCTGTTCGAGACCATGATGGTGCTCGGCAAGGAGCAGACTCTGGCCCGCATCCGCCGCGCCGTGTCTCTCTAG
- a CDS encoding DUF4405 domain-containing protein has product MLRKITSLTSFISFIVTLITSVVLYVVPQGRVAYWADWHLMGLSKEQWGDIHITVGTLFLVMLFIHLWLNWKPIMSYMKNKSREMVVMTAPMIISVLLTLFVAVGTLFHLPPMQQLLDLGASIKDAAAETYGNPPYGHAELSPLKKFCGFLGFDAKEALAALQQAGYEGVTLESRIVDIAASKGVSPQQVLNTIRGALGGDPFAGLPAMPPEGTGKLRFADLCTSFGLPLDDALSKLASLSIQADGDMTMKEIGNKNGISPKEVYNALRAK; this is encoded by the coding sequence ATGCTTCGAAAAATCACATCTCTGACCAGCTTCATTTCCTTCATCGTCACGCTCATCACCAGCGTGGTGCTCTATGTCGTGCCCCAAGGCCGTGTCGCCTACTGGGCCGATTGGCATCTTATGGGCCTTTCCAAGGAACAGTGGGGTGACATCCATATCACCGTGGGAACTCTGTTCCTCGTGATGTTGTTCATCCACCTTTGGCTGAACTGGAAGCCCATCATGTCCTACATGAAAAACAAATCCCGCGAGATGGTGGTCATGACTGCGCCCATGATTATCAGCGTGCTCCTCACTCTTTTTGTTGCCGTGGGCACGCTCTTCCATCTTCCCCCCATGCAGCAGCTGCTGGATCTGGGGGCCTCCATCAAGGATGCCGCCGCAGAGACCTATGGCAATCCTCCCTATGGTCATGCAGAGCTCAGCCCTCTCAAGAAATTTTGCGGTTTCCTCGGTTTTGATGCCAAGGAAGCTCTGGCTGCCTTGCAACAGGCTGGCTATGAAGGGGTGACCCTTGAATCAAGGATTGTGGATATCGCCGCCTCCAAGGGCGTGAGCCCGCAACAGGTGCTCAATACGATTCGCGGCGCACTGGGTGGAGATCCCTTCGCCGGACTGCCGGCCATGCCGCCGGAAGGTACGGGCAAGCTCCGGTTCGCCGATCTCTGTACCTCTTTTGGCCTGCCTTTGGACGATGCGCTGAGCAAGCTGGCATCCCTTTCCATTCAGGCTGATGGAGACATGACAATGAAGGAAATCGGCAACAAGAACGGCATCAGCCCCAAGGAAGTATACAACGCCCTACGCGCCAAGTAG
- a CDS encoding HDOD domain-containing protein has product MTNDIDVSGDKIEVAPETVEAAKKLLNRRFKFIKNPDDSIKRLARHGAVYVARDMTLYPGRYASDGKDMPTPEVTKLDPLEILRKEHQLPALPQVFLELQQAINAENTSADDLAEIISQDPSLTAFLLRMVNSAFYSLPMQIDTISRAVTVVGVNQLSTLAVGTSVMSLFNDVPADVLDMEQFWKHSVACGLIARRLCRVTGKGDPERAFVAGLLHDIGQLILLQAEPERATAVLGHARSKDVLLWAEEQKLLGFDHATLGGMLLRKWNFPFVLVSAVLDHHQPKKSYKEHEPALVHCAETIATGLGIGSSGEYFIQPPNAEIWESMGLTPDRVDEMIEDLDEELEEAFGILIES; this is encoded by the coding sequence ATGACGAATGATATAGATGTTTCCGGCGACAAGATTGAGGTGGCGCCCGAGACCGTTGAAGCTGCCAAGAAGCTCCTGAACCGACGATTCAAGTTCATTAAGAATCCGGACGATTCGATCAAGCGGCTTGCCCGTCACGGCGCGGTTTACGTGGCCCGCGACATGACGTTGTATCCCGGGCGATATGCTTCGGACGGCAAGGATATGCCGACACCGGAAGTCACCAAGCTCGATCCGCTGGAAATTTTGCGAAAGGAACACCAGCTTCCTGCCTTGCCGCAGGTCTTTTTGGAATTGCAGCAGGCCATCAATGCCGAGAATACCTCGGCGGACGATCTGGCCGAGATCATCAGTCAGGACCCTAGCCTGACCGCCTTTCTTCTGCGCATGGTCAACTCCGCCTTTTACAGTCTGCCCATGCAGATCGATACCATTTCCCGCGCCGTCACCGTCGTCGGCGTGAATCAGCTCTCTACACTGGCCGTGGGTACCTCGGTCATGTCCCTGTTCAACGACGTGCCTGCCGACGTGCTCGACATGGAGCAGTTCTGGAAGCACTCAGTGGCCTGTGGCCTGATTGCCCGCCGCCTCTGCCGTGTCACGGGCAAGGGCGACCCTGAGCGTGCGTTTGTGGCTGGTTTGCTCCACGATATTGGCCAGCTCATTCTGCTGCAGGCCGAGCCCGAGCGTGCCACCGCGGTGCTGGGCCATGCCCGCAGCAAGGATGTATTGCTTTGGGCCGAGGAGCAGAAGCTCCTTGGATTCGATCACGCCACCCTTGGCGGAATGCTGCTCCGCAAGTGGAATTTCCCCTTCGTACTGGTGAGCGCTGTACTGGATCACCATCAGCCCAAGAAGAGCTACAAGGAGCACGAGCCCGCACTGGTTCACTGCGCCGAGACCATTGCCACCGGCCTTGGGATCGGTTCCAGCGGCGAATACTTCATTCAACCGCCGAACGCGGAAATCTGGGAATCCATGGGACTTACCCCGGATCGCGTGGACGAGATGATCGAAGATCTTGACGAGGAACTGGAAGAGGCCTTCGGCATTCTCATCGAAAGCTAG
- a CDS encoding NifU family protein translates to MREKVEAVLNKVRPMLQSDGGDVELVNVTDKGIVQVRLTGACKGCPMSQMTLKNGIERIVLKELPEVKAVEAVD, encoded by the coding sequence ATGCGTGAAAAAGTCGAAGCCGTGCTTAACAAGGTGCGCCCCATGCTGCAATCCGATGGTGGTGATGTGGAGCTCGTCAACGTGACCGATAAGGGTATTGTTCAGGTCCGTCTGACTGGAGCCTGCAAGGGGTGCCCCATGTCCCAGATGACCCTCAAGAACGGCATCGAGCGCATCGTTCTGAAAGAGCTTCCCGAAGTTAAAGCTGTCGAAGCTGTCGACTAG
- a CDS encoding cytidine/deoxycytidylate deaminase family protein — protein MHERLPWPDYFMRIAHLVAQRSTCTRRAVGAIAVKDKRVLATGYNGVPTNIAHCEDVGCIRDKMGIPSGERHELCRGLHAEQNVIIQAATHSLDLKGCDIYCTTKPCILCTKMLINCEVQNIYFSENYPDELSEAMLDEAGVNYVYMQGDYS, from the coding sequence ATGCACGAAAGATTACCCTGGCCCGACTATTTCATGCGCATCGCCCACCTTGTGGCGCAACGCTCCACCTGCACCCGCCGCGCCGTAGGCGCCATTGCCGTCAAGGACAAACGCGTCCTGGCCACCGGCTACAACGGTGTGCCCACCAATATCGCCCACTGTGAAGACGTGGGCTGCATTCGTGACAAGATGGGTATCCCATCCGGCGAGCGCCACGAGCTTTGCCGCGGCCTTCACGCCGAGCAGAACGTCATAATTCAGGCAGCCACGCACAGCCTCGATCTCAAGGGATGCGATATCTACTGCACCACCAAGCCGTGCATTCTCTGCACCAAGATGCTGATCAACTGCGAAGTCCAGAACATCTATTTTTCCGAGAACTACCCTGACGAACTGTCCGAGGCCATGCTCGATGAGGCCGGAGTGAACTATGTATACATGCAGGGCGACTACAGCTAG
- a CDS encoding Spy/CpxP family protein refolding chaperone → MTKKNITITALAAVLVMAMAAFSFAGPGYGKGYGRGCGGNGYGNSLYSQLTPEKQAAVDKIYEKYFGQFQELRTEMWTKHSTLQAMINGGNADEKAIGKLTADISKLRDKMVDTRQNMAAELEKETGVVVGNGFGSCPRYGQESCPGYGSGQGRGMGQGQGMY, encoded by the coding sequence ATGACTAAAAAGAACATCACCATCACAGCATTGGCTGCCGTCCTCGTTATGGCTATGGCTGCTTTTTCTTTCGCCGGACCCGGCTATGGCAAGGGCTATGGACGCGGTTGCGGAGGCAACGGCTATGGCAACTCTCTTTACAGCCAGCTGACCCCTGAGAAGCAGGCTGCCGTGGACAAGATTTATGAAAAGTACTTCGGCCAGTTCCAGGAGCTTCGCACTGAGATGTGGACCAAGCACTCCACTCTGCAGGCCATGATCAACGGCGGAAACGCTGATGAGAAGGCGATTGGCAAGCTGACTGCTGATATTTCCAAGCTGCGCGACAAGATGGTCGATACCCGCCAGAACATGGCTGCCGAACTGGAAAAGGAAACCGGTGTCGTGGTTGGTAACGGCTTCGGCTCCTGCCCCCGATACGGTCAGGAATCCTGCCCAGGTTATGGCTCCGGTCAGGGTCGCGGTATGGGCCAGGGACAAGGCATGTACTAA
- a CDS encoding MBL fold metallo-hydrolase, producing MSQLAIETFVLGPDETNCYLLTKGKEAVVIDVGLDPTRLIEKIEKEGLDLKGVYLTHFHLDHVGGVKELLARFDVPVYASGEDEFLKEISLEGGGIREFVEYVDFPFEHLGPGIRTVLGMNMVVLDTPGHTPGSLSYFFPAGGCVFVGDVIFMIAVGRTDLPRGDGPQLIGSIRSRIFILPDETQIYSGHGPMTTVTHEKNNNPHFVL from the coding sequence ATGTCGCAACTTGCCATAGAAACATTCGTCCTTGGTCCCGACGAGACCAACTGCTATCTGCTGACCAAAGGCAAGGAAGCAGTGGTCATCGACGTGGGGCTGGACCCTACACGCCTTATCGAAAAGATCGAAAAGGAGGGGCTGGACCTCAAAGGGGTCTACCTCACCCATTTTCATCTGGATCATGTCGGCGGTGTGAAAGAGCTGCTGGCCCGGTTCGACGTACCGGTCTACGCCAGCGGTGAGGATGAGTTCCTCAAGGAAATATCGCTTGAAGGTGGGGGAATCCGCGAATTCGTTGAATACGTGGATTTCCCTTTCGAGCATCTTGGGCCGGGCATCCGGACCGTGTTGGGTATGAACATGGTGGTGCTGGACACGCCGGGCCATACGCCGGGCAGTCTGTCTTACTTTTTTCCGGCTGGCGGCTGTGTATTCGTGGGCGATGTCATCTTCATGATCGCGGTGGGCCGCACTGATCTGCCCCGGGGCGATGGGCCGCAGCTTATCGGTTCCATCCGGTCCCGCATTTTCATTCTTCCGGATGAGACGCAGATCTATTCGGGGCATGGCCCAATGACTACCGTGACGCACGAGAAGAACAACAACCCTCATTTCGTGCTGTAG